The Pseudopipra pipra isolate bDixPip1 chromosome Z, bDixPip1.hap1, whole genome shotgun sequence nucleotide sequence CAGATCTAGCAGCAAATAACCTGAGAGTTCCAGGCATGGGCATGGGACAGGGTTTGAAGgtggtgccaggctgggggacTGAGAAGGGGATCAATGTCCCTGAGGAGAGAAGGGGCTAAGAGCAACATCACTGCCCGCTCTGCAGCTGCCATGTTACTGGCTCTATTTCTACCCTTTCAAGGAAGGGCAGCAAATGGTGCCAGGAAGTCAGGAGTGAGAGAGGAACCACATTGGCCATACATTGTCCAAGTTCATCTAAGCTGTGCATGGCCATTGAGGAACATCTCCAGCATTCCCTCCATCCCAACACTGTCCCATCCCAGCAGCCTTTTCCAGGGATGCAGAAGGAGTCATGCTTGGGGCTGACAATGGAAACCAAACAGATCAAACTAGAGCTGGAGGTCACAGCTGCTCTGCTAAAGGGAAGTCTGAGACTGCCCAAACTCGCCTTGCAGATCAGTCCATCAACCAGCTTCCAGGCTACAAAGCCAAAGGAGTCCCACAGCCCTTGGCTCAGCCTGACACAGGTGTTTGGGTCACATcagagacagaaggaaagggagagagcaGACAGGGCgctgcccagccccacacacTGGCACAAGTCCTGAGGGGGGTCAGCCCTGAGGCTAGAAGTGGAAGCAGGTTGGCTCCATTAGCATTCGATTCACAGCTGGGAGCTGGTCCCACTCGAGGTGTTGGTACCAGCCATGGGCTTCTTTGGAGACTATTTGCCCTGGTGTTTGGCCTGGGGAAGTGAAAAACCCAACTGTTATTAGTGTGCAACTCGGGGCAGGAGCCTCTCCAGAGTCCCTTCCTCCACTTTGGACCTGGCAGGGCTTGCAAAATGCCCACTAAACTCATCCCAAGCCCTCCCCATGAAGGTGCACAAACAGTAGACTCCAAGCTTCCAGGGTGGAAGCAGGGAAGGGTTTGCTCTCGGTGCTGTTTGCCATGGCACCCATCAGGTTCAGCCAAGAGTGGCACTGGGTGGACAACAGCCCCAGGGCTTCATTTGTTTGAGGTGGAAGAGGGCCTACAGAGGAGACAGAGAGGCCCCAGTTGGAGGGAGGACAGATGGGGACCAAGACAAAGTATCCATGTCTCAGCAGAGCATGTCCCTgggctgctcttcccagcagctcagtcACACTGGGAAAACCCTGTTTGGCAGTGGATAAATCAACCCCCAGGCTGCCCTCATGCCTGTCTGAGAACAGGGATGGTTCTTACCTTCCTGGCAAAGCTCGCATCCAGCTTCTCTTGGAGACGAATCACCCACGGGGACTGGAGCGGGGCACAGAGGCGCTTGCCTCTTGTGGTGATGAATCTGCCAAGCCCatgagggaaaaacaaaatgtaGTGAGCAGGACACCCTGGGGGTGCTCAAGAACAGCTCAAAGTCTCACCCCCTGCCTCCCTCACTGCCCTTCTCCATCTCTACCTTTAGATGACTTTCTTCACTGACTTTTGTCCCATAGTTTCCCGTCTCAGCTGGTCCTCCTCTGACTGAGAATCTTGATCTCTTTCCCCAGGATCTCTTTCACAACCCTCCCCATTCGTTTCTCTCTCAAACCCAGCTCAGCATCCCTCCTCCACCCTGCTTTGCCCCCATCCCTGAGTCCCTGCAAGGTCCGTCCCTCGGCCATCACAAGCTCTTGTCCCTCAGCCGTCAGCACTCAGGCTCTTACACTGTAGCAGGGATGTCACAGCCATCCTGCACCAGCTGGAGCCGGTAATCCTGCACTATCCGCCATGGAATGGGCGTCTCCTTTGTCCGCAAGCAGCAGTCGAGGACGTTGTTCCCGCCGTGcactggaggaggaggaatacACACGCAGGCTGAGGTCAGCGGCACCGCTCCCAGCCTCCCTGGAGGGCGAAGGGGCCGCGGTGGAGCCGGGCGCCCCGGCTGGGCACACGGGCACCAGCTTTATTGCTGTCACACCCCCATGCCAGGAGCCCTTTGCCTCTTTCcagcagaaagcaaaggagATGAGGGACAGCAGATAGGCAGAAGGCAACCCTTCTACATGACTGGGTCCCTTCTGCACCCCtttgctgcaccccagcaagCAAAGCAGGACAGGGGGGTTTTTACTCGGCATCAGGATGCTGCAGTACAGGCACCCATTCCCGAGGGACTGGGGATGACTTCAGCTTTGTTTACTGAGGCAGTCATAGGTTTGGCAGTCACCCCATCACCAGCCCACCCCGCACCGATCATTCCTGTGACAGCTGAGGAACACAACTGCCTGCACTTctctgcagggaaggggatCTCAGTCACACTAACAGCAAATGCTATACTCACTGCTAATGCCCAACaaggctggcagtgcccagggatGTCTGTAACCCCCTACAGCGAGATGTAGCACAACACCACAAGGTGCCCGGACTCCCCACCTCTGCACCGCAGAGCAGAGGTTCTGGTGTCACCCATCCAGACAGCTGTGACCAGTGCAAACCCCATGTCCAACACCAGCAGCCTCTCAAATATAGGCCCTGCCCTAACACATGccttccctcccactcccagtccTGCCACTTACCCTGAGGCTGCCTCAAGCCAGAGTGTGACAGGGGTGCTCCTGAGGTGTACTAGGGAGAACTGGACCAAAGTTATCCCAGCCCAACTTGTGCAAGCTGGGCTAAGGCATCAGGAGGCAGGATTACTCCACAGCCTTGCCCAAACacaccttcccagccccagagccctgcaggCCCCTGCCTGGACTTTGGGCAAGACAAAGTACCTCTAGGACAGGCTGCAAGCAGAGGATGCAGGAAGGCTGTGACAGAGCCTCAGCCATGAGTCCCTCTAAAACTCAAATGCAAAAGAGAGGCAGAAACTGAATTCTCTCCCTTCTGCAGGAAAGGCAGCGTGAGAGGTTCCCTCTTACCATCCAGGATACATCCCAGCACCAGGAGACTGAGGCAGAGAAGATGTAGCTGCTGCATTTTGCAGAGGATGGGCTGGAGGCGAAGGAGCTCCAGGCAGGAGAGGTGAGCTCTGAACAGCTTCCCTGcactctgctgcagctgctccctgctgccTATATACCCTTCCAGCCCTTAGCTTTCACTTTCTTTTGGATAAGAGGGTTGGGAAGTTGCAACAAGTCTTGCCACAGGCTGGATTTTAATCTTTGAACAGTTCCCAGATATACCACTGcattccctgcagccagctGCTCTGTGGTCCCAGAGCCAAatcctctcttttcctctcatCTGCCTGCACTCAGGCCACAGGGGTTTCTGATCAGGACCAGGCAGCTCCAGGGTCCCTTTACCTTATGAAAACATCTCAGGGCCCTGGGATGTCACACGGGTGGTCCCACACCATATATTTCCCAGTTCCTTTTCCAAGATATCTCTGGGATATTCACATTAGATATCGCAAAGGCTCAACACTTTGATGCTATGTGGGTAGAACTTTTCTCGACCCCATTTTTGGGGTATATGTAGGTACTGGAGTGATGTCTGTCTCCCCATCTGGTTGCAGAAGTCTGGCTGtctccccctgccctccccagtgcctgtgTGGGGGGCACATCCAAAGCTGGCAGATAGAGGAAAGGACAGTCAGCCTGCTCCACTCCAGGACTGGGACCTCACATGCCAAAACACAACCAGGTGTCCCAGCAAACGGGCTCAGGGCCAAAGGCAGCTACAAAGCTTCCTGTAAACAGGTTTTCCTCGTGGAGGAGCAGAAATCCCCCAGGGAGGCTGTGTGCATGGCACAGGGTGCCAGCAGCTCACCCTCTGCGTGGGCACTGCCGAGAGCGAAGAGCAGCACTCCTGCTTCAGATCTTCACAGGAGAGCAAGGATGGGAGCTGTTCCTCCTTGGGATGGTGACTCACCACTGGGCAGTGCCAATGCCACCTGAAGTGATGCCCCTTAAACCAGGCTGCTTCAGCCCTGGCCCCTGCTATGTGGGAAGCTGAGAGCGTTTGGGTTGTGCAGcccagggaaggaaggatgaAGGGGTctcactgctgccagcagctgccttgtAGGGGTTTGGAGAGATGCCAGAGCCAGGGTCATCTTTGAGGGGCCCAGGGACATGACAAAATGTAAAGGCAGCAGTTGCACTCAGAAAAATCCTCACTGAcagtaggaaaaatatttcccaacAGGGGTGAACAAATCCTGGAGCAGAGCCTCCATGCCACCACCTTCTCCCTTTGCTCAAGCTCTGGCTTGTCCTTGCACCTCGGTGGAGAGTGCTGTACAGCTCCTTTCCATGTGGACAAATTTCTACCTGGgtacaagaaaaaaagctgtgacCCAGCGACCTCAGTGGGTCCCTTTGCTCCTCTCAACAGTAGGAGATAtctgcttctgcttcttcctccctccATGGTAAGAAGCAAGAGGAGACTCCAGCCATGCCACCAGACAAGGTGCTGCATCCCTGCACTGCGGGCTGCCAAAGATACGCCACAGCAGGGAGGATGACAGCTCCTAGCTGCTAGTGGCCAGACCTTCAGGAGCAACTGCTCCTAACCCAGAACTGGTTCTTCACTGGGGGTTGGTCTGACGAAGAGCACCCTGCGAAGAGGAGATCTTGAGAGCTGAGCCTTGACCCACTGGCACAGCCCACACTAatgcttttgtttggttttcctttggcAACAGAATACCGTGACCCCCTCCCTTGCCAGTCAATCTGCATTTTTAAGGTGATGCCTAGACAGGGGTCAAGGCAGGGAAGGCTCCACACAATAAATGCATCTGAACTGCTCTCAGCCCTTCAGCTGTGTGAACTTTCTTGCCTTGTTAAATTCTGATAGAAGCATCAAGGGAGACCTGCTCAATTCAGATGCACAGAGCCATGCTCTTAAAAGCATGAGTTtacagaggaggaagagcagtgacaaatttctctttgctttgaTGCATGAGGGCTGCAGTCTGATCTGGCTCAATCAAGTTTAGCTAATTTGTAAATTATGAGTAAGATGGAGCAAGGTGCAAGACAATGTAAGCAGGCCCTAAAGTGGAAAGTCCTGACCCACTGGCaaggggtgctgggggtgctgcccGACAGCAAACCCGCACTTCCTTGCGTATTGGGTGGGTTTGGCAAATCCTGGAGCACGACCAAGGGCTGGCAAGGAGTGCTGGGGGTCCTGTGCTGCTGGACTCCcctccaggcactgctgggtCCTGGTCCCCAGTGCAAGCAGGGGGGTCTGCAGCCACTTCCCTGGCACAAGgggctgctgcctgctgctggctcACAACCTGCTGTACACCAAAAGGACCATACTGTGTTGGGAATATATCCTCCTGGAAATAGACCCCTTTGGTTGCAGGGGTCTCCCTGCTCCTCGAgctgcccacagcccctgccaacACACAGCAGGAAAGGGAGCCTCTACCTTCTCCTGGCAGCTGTCTGGGAACCAAGTGGGTGAAAGCACATCTGCTTCCCACGCCTCTGCTCCTCAGGAGGAGCACCAGAGAGTGAGAAAAGGGGCTTTCCGCTCTCACTGTGAAAGGGGAATGCGACatgttcccccccccctttaCTGGGGTCAGTGAGATTTCTAAGAAAAGAGTGGTCATCTCTGAAGTGCATCCTCGTGGCATGCAGGGAGGTCATCCCCTCCCCCTTGCAGTGCTGAGCCTCAGGGACCAGAAGAGATGGTGTAGATGGGGAAGAGGGGATGTTTCAGGGTCCATGGTCCCCAGAGACACACACAGGAAGGGGATTTGGGATGAGGGAAGAGCATTGTGTGCACTGACCCATTTAAGCCTCTTCCACAGCAATTAGGGAGCGTTGAAGCTCCAGCCC carries:
- the LOC135406938 gene encoding C-C motif chemokine 19-like isoform X1, with the protein product MQQLHLLCLSLLVLGCILDVHGGNNVLDCCLRTKETPIPWRIVQDYRLQLVQDGCDIPATVFITTRGKRLCAPLQSPWVIRLQEKLDASFARKVFCLGKPLLCWDVH
- the LOC135406938 gene encoding C-C motif chemokine 19-like isoform X2: MQQLHLLCLSLLVLGCILDVHGGNNVLDCCLRTKETPIPWRIVQDYRLQLVQDGCDIPATVFITTRGKRLCAPLQSPWVIRLQEKLDASFARKAKHQGK